The segment AGCGGTTACTGACCCATCATCTCTTGCACTGTTATCAGCGCCGGGAGACTATGGGGCCGATATTGTGGTTGGTGAAGGCCAGGCATTTGGCAACCCTTTAAATTTCGGCGGCCCTTTACTAGGTTTTTTTGCTGTTGGTAATAAATTTATCCGGCGCATGCCCGGTAGAATTGTCGGCCAAACCGAAGATGAAAGTGGTAAACGCGGATTCGTACTAACCCTTCAGGCGCGGGAGCAGCATATAAGAAGAGAAAAAGCATCATCGAATATTTGTACCAACGAGGCATCTTGTGCGCTTGCTGCTACGATTTATTTAAGCTATATGGGCAAGCACGGAATGGCAGGGTTAGCCCGACTACTTTATCAAAGGGCGCATTATTTCCAGACAAAGATTACCCAAATTAACGGTGTAGAAGCAGCATTTAACAGTCCTTATTACCGGGAATTTGTGGTTAAGGTTCCCGATTTGGAGGATGTTCTTGACAGATTGGCACACCAGGGAGTGTTAGCTGGAATCAATCTAGAAAAGTTCCATTCTCCATTAAAAGACCATTTGTTGGTTTGTGTTGATGAGTTGACGACTCCTGAGCAGTTGGACCAGGCAATATCACGATGGGAGGGTCTAGCATGACAGAACCGGTAATTTTTGAACTCAGTCGCCCGGAGCGGAAGGCTTATTCATTGCCGGATGTTGGTGTGCCCGATCAAGCGGTACAGCTACCGGATGGGATGCTGCGGGAAAGTGCGGCGGTGTTACCGGAAATTAGTAAGCAGGAGCTTGTGAGGCACTTTAACCACTTGTCCCGGTTGAATTACGGTGTAGATACCGGATTCTATCCGCTGGGTTCCTGTACTATGAAATATAATCCCAAGGTTAACGAATGGGGTGCTGCTTTGTCCGGTTTCACACAAGTGCATCCGTATCAGCGAGAAGAAGACTGTCAGGGAGCTTTAGCACTGCTTCATTTCATGGAAAATTATTTGGCCGAGATTGGTGGAATGGATAGAGTGACGCTGCAGCCGGCCGCAGGTGCCCAAGGTGAACTCACCGGTATGAAGATTATCAGTGCTTACCACCATCACCGGGGTGAAGGAAAGCGCCGACAGGTGATTGTACCGGATTCCGCTCATGGTACAAACCCGGCTACTGCAGCAATGTGCGGCTTTACAACGGTGGAAGTGGCTTCAAATGATCGGGGTGAAGTGGACTTGCATGGATTGGAAAAACTTTTGAGCGACGAAACAGCGGCATTAATGTTAACTAACCCCAATACATTAGGATTGTTTGAAACCCAAATTGAAAAAATTTCTGAGATGGTTCATGATGCCGGCGGCCTCTTATATTATGACGGTGCTAATATGAATGCAATTATGGGCATCTGTAAACCCGGGGATATGGGTTTCGATGTAGTCCATTTTAATCTGCATAAGACTTTTAGTGCTCCTCACGGCGGCGGCGGTCCGGGTTCTGGCCCGGTGGGTGTAAAACATTTTTTAGCTCCATTTTTGCCAGTTCCTACCGTAGAATATGAAGAAGAAGGCAGTACTTTTTATTGGGACTATGCCCGGGATTTAAGTATTGGCAAAATAAAATCATTCTATGGAAACTTCAATGTAATTGTTAAAGCATACACATATATTCGAGCGCTGGGTGCCGATGGTCTGACAGATGTGAGCAGACACGCAGTACTAAATGCAAACTATTTAAAACAATTACTGCATGAACGATATGGGATTCCCTTCGACCGGGTATGTAAGCACGAGTTTATCATGCAGCCTAAACAAAAAGATGTGCATACTTTGGACATTGCCAAGCGATTAATAGATTACGGTTATCATCCGCCAACAATCTATTTTCCGTTGGTCGTCTCAGAAGCGATGATGGTTGAACCCACTGAAACCGAAAGCAAAGAAACATTGGAAAAGTTTGCTGAAGTAATGAAACTAATCATTACAGAAGCAGTTAAAGATCCCAAGCTTTTAACTGAAGCACCCCATCACGCACCAGTTGGTCGTTTGGACGAAGTAGCCGCAGCGCGCAAACCGAAATTAAAATGGCTGTAAGTATAAATTCTAGTCCTACAGGAGGAATAGTTATGCCCGAATTAGGCCCTCAGCATATGGAAAGTATCGGAACTAAAGAACATCATTTTGTTGATTTACCGATTCCGGTAGGAGTTTCCAATCGCCATATACATTTAACAAAAGAAGATTTGGAAATGTTGTTTGGCGTAGGCTATGGGTTAAATAAATTAAAAGAACTTGGGCAGCCAGGGGAATATGCTTCTAAAGAGGTGCTAACGGTGGTTGGGCCTAGAGGAGTTATTGAGGGAGTACGCATTCTTGGCCCACCGCGGAAATTTACCCAAATAGAGATATCAATGACTGATGCCTACCGCTTGGGGTTAAAACCACCAGTGAGGGATTCGGGACATGTGCAAGGTACTCCTGGTGTCGCAGTGGTTGGACCACAGGGTGTTGTGGCTTTGGATCAAGGAGTAATTTTGGCTGCCCGCCATATCCACATGCACCCAGATGATGCAGCAGAAATTGGGGTTAAGGACCAAAGCAAAGTCAAGGTACATGTTCCGGGTGAAAGGGCACAGGTAATGGAAAATGTACTGGTAAGGGTCAGTCAAGAATACAAGTTAGAGATGCATGTAGATACAGATGAGGCTAACGCCGCTCTACTTCAAACGGGCAATGAGGTCAAGATAATTCATTAGTACATTTTAAGTATGTTTAAATTCCATAATATTGTTGCTGTAAGAGCTCATAAACCTTGTGAGCTCATTTATTTTAGCCAAATGTTGATTCTACGGTATAAAGGATATTGAGGATAGGGTAGGAGCAAAATATTTTTACTAACAAATTGTTTGATTAATCCGAATTTAATTTCCAGGCAGGATTTACTGACTTCTTTACGAATACTACTACAAATATTTAGCTTCATAAGCACCTGCGCAAAGGA is part of the Metallumcola ferriviriculae genome and harbors:
- the pduL gene encoding phosphate propanoyltransferase; this translates as MESIGTKEHHFVDLPIPVGVSNRHIHLTKEDLEMLFGVGYGLNKLKELGQPGEYASKEVLTVVGPRGVIEGVRILGPPRKFTQIEISMTDAYRLGLKPPVRDSGHVQGTPGVAVVGPQGVVALDQGVILAARHIHMHPDDAAEIGVKDQSKVKVHVPGERAQVMENVLVRVSQEYKLEMHVDTDEANAALLQTGNEVKIIH
- the gcvPB gene encoding aminomethyl-transferring glycine dehydrogenase subunit GcvPB; amino-acid sequence: MTEPVIFELSRPERKAYSLPDVGVPDQAVQLPDGMLRESAAVLPEISKQELVRHFNHLSRLNYGVDTGFYPLGSCTMKYNPKVNEWGAALSGFTQVHPYQREEDCQGALALLHFMENYLAEIGGMDRVTLQPAAGAQGELTGMKIISAYHHHRGEGKRRQVIVPDSAHGTNPATAAMCGFTTVEVASNDRGEVDLHGLEKLLSDETAALMLTNPNTLGLFETQIEKISEMVHDAGGLLYYDGANMNAIMGICKPGDMGFDVVHFNLHKTFSAPHGGGGPGSGPVGVKHFLAPFLPVPTVEYEEEGSTFYWDYARDLSIGKIKSFYGNFNVIVKAYTYIRALGADGLTDVSRHAVLNANYLKQLLHERYGIPFDRVCKHEFIMQPKQKDVHTLDIAKRLIDYGYHPPTIYFPLVVSEAMMVEPTETESKETLEKFAEVMKLIITEAVKDPKLLTEAPHHAPVGRLDEVAAARKPKLKWL